From Coleofasciculus sp. FACHB-1120, one genomic window encodes:
- a CDS encoding DUF5331 domain-containing protein, with product MNTEHLRQSVKAKWLDYYQENRHWLNRLQVWVTSEGQRRPTSSFIVATLSTLDPQFTEMLPLMVDLNADPDRIVATLGLNFDPDLELEAVPAEQTNADDEVKMLPAAPVTANIAQSPSRIAAKVDESCEGVYKKHHFPWQR from the coding sequence GTGAATACCGAGCATCTGCGTCAATCGGTCAAAGCTAAATGGCTAGATTACTACCAGGAAAATCGCCACTGGCTCAATCGTCTACAAGTTTGGGTGACATCTGAAGGGCAAAGACGCCCTACCTCTAGCTTTATTGTGGCAACCCTATCGACCCTAGATCCGCAATTTACTGAAATGCTTCCTCTAATGGTGGATCTCAATGCCGATCCCGATCGAATTGTGGCAACTTTAGGGCTAAATTTCGACCCCGATTTGGAGCTAGAGGCAGTACCGGCTGAGCAAACAAATGCAGATGATGAAGTCAAAATGCTGCCTGCTGCTCCTGTAACGGCTAATATCGCCCAATCACCCAGCCGCATCGCTGCCAAGGTGGATGAATCTTGCGAGGGAGTTTACAAAAAGCATCACTTTCCTTGGCAGCGTTAA
- a CDS encoding DUF5331 domain-containing protein, whose translation MAALKVISSVDLRNADALITVLGLHFDPDLEIAKRSEDAVKKKDTEIVALLADSE comes from the coding sequence TTGGCAGCGTTAAAAGTTATCTCTAGTGTTGACTTAAGGAATGCAGATGCGCTGATAACGGTTTTGGGGTTGCATTTTGACCCAGACTTAGAAATCGCCAAACGCTCGGAAGACGCTGTCAAAAAGAAGGATACAGAAATTGTTGCTTTACTTGCAGATTCTGAGTAA
- a CDS encoding ferredoxin:protochlorophyllide reductase (ATP-dependent) subunit N, which yields MTLANTEPEALNFECETGNYHTFCPISCVAWLYQKIEDSFFLVIGTKTCGYFLQNAMGVMIFAEPRYAMAELEEGDISAQLNDYEELKRLCLQIKRDRNPSVIVWIGTCTTEIIKMDLEGLAPKLESEIGIPIVTARANGLDYAFTQGEDTVLAAMAARCPDKAPVVETEKKERNAIASLLNFGKKKEEVTADEEEYVKHPPLVLFGSLPDPVVTNLTLELKKQGIKVSGWLPSKRYTELPVLEEGYYVSGMNPFLSRTATTLMRRRKCKLIGAPFPIGPDGTRAWIEKICSVFGIEPKGLDEREAQIWENLEDYVQLIRGKSVFFMGDNLLEISLARFLVRCGMTCPEIGIPYMDKRYQAAELALLEKTCHEMGVSTPRIVEKPDNYNQIQRIYELKPDLVITGMAHANPLEARGINTKWSVEFTFAQIHGFTNARDILELVTRPLRRNNNLKDLGWDKLVREEAKI from the coding sequence ATGACCCTGGCAAATACAGAACCGGAAGCGCTTAATTTTGAGTGTGAAACTGGAAATTATCATACATTTTGTCCCATCAGCTGCGTAGCTTGGTTGTACCAAAAGATAGAAGATAGTTTCTTCTTGGTTATCGGCACGAAAACCTGTGGCTACTTCTTACAAAACGCGATGGGGGTAATGATTTTTGCGGAACCCCGCTACGCGATGGCTGAGTTGGAAGAAGGAGATATTTCGGCTCAGTTGAATGACTATGAAGAGTTGAAGCGGTTGTGTTTGCAAATTAAGCGCGATCGCAACCCCAGCGTAATTGTTTGGATTGGCACCTGTACCACCGAAATCATCAAAATGGATTTGGAAGGCTTGGCACCCAAGCTAGAATCCGAAATTGGCATCCCCATTGTGACGGCTCGTGCCAATGGTTTAGACTACGCCTTTACCCAAGGGGAAGACACCGTACTGGCAGCGATGGCTGCCCGTTGTCCCGATAAAGCGCCCGTGGTTGAAACTGAGAAGAAAGAAAGGAATGCGATCGCTTCTCTGCTCAACTTCGGCAAAAAGAAAGAAGAAGTAACAGCAGACGAAGAAGAATATGTTAAGCATCCGCCACTCGTTCTCTTCGGATCTCTCCCCGATCCAGTTGTTACCAATCTGACACTAGAACTGAAAAAGCAAGGCATTAAAGTTTCTGGTTGGTTGCCATCCAAGCGCTACACCGAATTGCCAGTTCTAGAAGAAGGCTACTACGTCTCTGGCATGAACCCCTTCCTCAGCCGTACCGCCACCACGCTGATGCGTCGCCGCAAGTGCAAACTCATCGGCGCACCCTTCCCGATTGGTCCCGATGGCACGCGCGCCTGGATTGAGAAAATCTGCTCGGTATTTGGGATTGAACCTAAAGGGCTAGATGAGCGGGAAGCGCAAATCTGGGAAAATCTGGAAGACTACGTCCAGTTGATTCGCGGCAAATCTGTCTTTTTCATGGGCGATAATTTGCTGGAAATCTCCCTAGCTCGTTTCCTGGTGCGCTGCGGCATGACTTGCCCAGAAATCGGCATCCCCTACATGGATAAGCGCTATCAAGCCGCTGAATTGGCGCTGCTAGAGAAAACTTGCCACGAAATGGGTGTATCAACGCCTAGGATTGTGGAGAAGCCAGACAACTATAACCAAATTCAGCGTATTTACGAACTCAAACCAGATTTGGTGATTACTGGTATGGCTCACGCCAACCCATTAGAAGCACGTGGTATCAACACTAAATGGTCGGTTGAGTTCACTTTTGCTCAGATTCACGGCTTTACAAATGCTCGTGACATTCTAGAATTGGTAACTCGTCCCCTGCGCCGGAATAACAACCTCAAGGATTTGGGTTGGGATAAGTTGGTAAGGGAAGAAGCGAAGATTTAG
- a CDS encoding DUF3318 domain-containing protein, with product MTSYATSSARAEMSELRRLKTLLPPELQSWVTVEGTTEVNPPLIRCEEIGKDQIEVQIDLVKWDQLALDQRNLLFWHEVARIQNDTIPRDGWEMAALAIGLGGAVGELWVQDGLLLILALALCGVSGWRLYQKNSGEKQVKEMIEADEKAIALATRFGYSLPNAYKSLGSALKALLELTPNKRQRSKYETRLSALKRSAAKAKAKVKGAREDSI from the coding sequence ATGACATCCTATGCAACCTCTTCTGCTAGAGCTGAGATGAGCGAACTCCGGCGGTTAAAAACCCTACTGCCGCCAGAATTGCAAAGCTGGGTAACAGTCGAAGGAACGACTGAAGTGAATCCACCCCTGATCCGCTGTGAAGAAATTGGCAAGGATCAAATTGAGGTTCAAATTGATCTGGTGAAATGGGATCAGCTAGCACTCGATCAGCGGAATTTGCTGTTTTGGCACGAAGTCGCTCGAATTCAAAACGACACCATCCCTAGAGATGGCTGGGAAATGGCGGCGCTTGCGATTGGTTTAGGCGGTGCTGTCGGCGAACTGTGGGTGCAGGATGGCTTGCTGTTGATATTAGCCTTGGCATTGTGTGGCGTCTCAGGCTGGAGATTGTATCAAAAAAATAGTGGGGAGAAGCAGGTAAAAGAGATGATTGAAGCGGATGAGAAAGCGATCGCGCTTGCCACCCGGTTTGGTTATTCCCTCCCCAACGCTTACAAAAGTCTGGGTAGCGCTTTGAAAGCTTTACTAGAGCTAACCCCAAACAAACGGCAACGGAGCAAATACGAAACGCGGCTTTCTGCTCTCAAGCGTAGTGCTGCCAAAGCCAAAGCTAAAGTCAAAGGCGCACGCGAGGACTCAATATAA